From Nocardioides sp. HDW12B, the proteins below share one genomic window:
- a CDS encoding SDR family oxidoreductase, whose protein sequence is MTTKTIAISGAAAGIGRAAALRFASEGWTVGAFDVDEAGLKSLLDDADRLPGRVVTGTLDVRDAAQFKERIDALAAETGRLDVLLNNAGILLGEPFEEIELEAHVREIDINVKGVVHGLHAAFPHLKRTTGATVVNMASASSIYGQAGLSNYSATKFFVRGLTEGLDIEWKRHDIRVVDIWPLYVQTAMTDNLVTGSTTSMGVNLTTDDVVARIWQAVHPTAANRALHQVHFAVGTPARALALGARFSPSWLTRAVNRRIAQH, encoded by the coding sequence GTGACCACCAAGACCATCGCCATCTCGGGCGCCGCCGCCGGCATCGGCCGCGCCGCCGCCCTCCGATTCGCCTCCGAGGGCTGGACCGTCGGCGCCTTCGACGTCGACGAGGCCGGGCTGAAGAGCCTCCTCGACGACGCCGACCGGCTGCCCGGACGCGTCGTGACCGGCACCCTCGACGTCCGCGACGCCGCGCAGTTCAAGGAGCGCATCGACGCCCTCGCCGCCGAGACCGGACGGCTCGACGTGCTGCTCAACAACGCCGGCATCCTGCTGGGCGAGCCCTTCGAGGAGATCGAGCTCGAGGCGCACGTCCGCGAGATCGACATCAACGTCAAGGGTGTCGTGCACGGGCTCCACGCGGCCTTCCCGCACCTCAAGCGCACGACCGGCGCGACCGTGGTCAACATGGCCTCGGCCTCGTCGATCTACGGCCAGGCAGGGCTGTCGAACTACAGCGCCACGAAGTTCTTCGTCCGCGGCCTCACCGAGGGCCTCGACATCGAGTGGAAGCGCCACGACATCCGCGTCGTCGACATCTGGCCGCTCTACGTGCAGACCGCGATGACCGACAACCTGGTCACCGGCTCGACGACGAGCATGGGCGTCAACCTCACCACCGACGACGTCGTCGCGCGGATCTGGCAGGCGGTCCACCCGACCGCGGCCAACCGGGCGTTGCACCAGGTGCACTTCGCCGTCGGGACGCCGGCGCGGGCGCTCGCCCTCGGGGCGCGCTTCTCGCCGTCGTGGCTGACCCGCGCGGTCAACCGGAGGATCGCCCAGCACTGA